One part of the Candidatus Paceibacterota bacterium genome encodes these proteins:
- a CDS encoding ATP-dependent helicase, translating to MNEAKFNELYKNLNSKQKEAVDTIDGPVMVIAGPGTGKTQILAIRIAKILLSGNGTSPDGILCLTFTEAGAKEMKRRLREIIGSDAEKVRVHTYHGFAGSVIAEFPDHFPHLSRTKQITDIESETLVRTILRDKKFAKLRPAGEPDFYVGKILGAIRDSKKEAWTPEIVRTFAKEEIERVKRDESSLSTRGPTKGQLKGDALKRIEKCERTIIFADAYLAYEEKKRADRKMDFDDLIIELLTALRTDKLLLQMLQEKFLYILVDEHQDTNDSQNMLIRAIADFFDNPNLFVVGDEKQAIFRFQGASVENFLRFQNLWKGMKVISLTGNYRSHQSILDASFAMIENNYADGEHKNLRVKLKAAAPEGAAAKPVEIVMAGNVEAGDKYLVEQIVDILKN from the coding sequence ATGAACGAGGCGAAATTCAACGAACTCTATAAAAATCTAAATTCCAAGCAAAAGGAAGCTGTCGACACGATTGACGGACCTGTCATGGTAATCGCAGGACCCGGAACTGGAAAAACACAGATTTTGGCGATAAGAATCGCCAAAATCTTGCTTAGTGGAAATGGGACTTCGCCGGACGGGATTCTCTGCCTTACTTTCACTGAGGCTGGTGCCAAGGAAATGAAAAGGAGACTCCGGGAAATTATTGGCAGTGATGCCGAAAAAGTCCGTGTCCACACCTACCACGGCTTTGCGGGGTCTGTCATTGCTGAATTCCCGGATCATTTTCCGCATCTCTCCCGCACCAAACAGATCACCGATATCGAATCGGAAACTCTCGTCCGCACGATTTTGCGCGACAAGAAATTTGCGAAACTGCGCCCTGCCGGCGAGCCTGATTTCTATGTTGGCAAAATTCTCGGCGCAATCCGCGATTCCAAAAAAGAAGCTTGGACGCCGGAAATTGTGCGCACGTTTGCCAAAGAGGAAATTGAGCGGGTGAAGCGGGACGAATCTTCTCTTTCTACCCGCGGGCCGACGAAGGGGCAGCTCAAAGGCGATGCATTGAAACGAATTGAAAAATGCGAGCGCACGATTATCTTTGCCGATGCCTATCTCGCCTACGAAGAAAAGAAACGTGCTGATAGGAAGATGGATTTTGACGATCTCATCATCGAGCTTCTCACCGCTCTCCGTACCGACAAATTACTTCTCCAAATGCTCCAGGAGAAATTTCTCTACATTCTCGTTGATGAGCATCAGGACACCAATGATTCGCAAAATATGCTCATTCGCGCTATCGCAGACTTTTTCGACAATCCCAATCTCTTCGTGGTGGGGGATGAGAAGCAGGCTATTTTCCGCTTTCAGGGCGCGTCTGTCGAGAACTTTTTGCGTTTTCAAAATCTCTGGAAGGGCATGAAGGTCATTTCGCTCACGGGCAACTACCGCTCGCATCAGAGTATTTTGGACGCCAGTTTTGCTATGATTGAGAATAACTATGCCGATGGGGAGCACAAGAATCTGCGAGTGAAATTGAAAGCGGCCGCGCCCGAAGGCGCGGCCGCCAAGCCTGTCGAAATTGTTATGGCGGGGAATGTAGAAGCGGGAGACAAGTATTTGGTGGAACAAATAGTGGACATTTTGAAAAATTAG
- a CDS encoding YdeI/OmpD-associated family protein — protein sequence MGNSSGKNSGGGVARLRAARGQVHSMPADLRKAIASDKAVLSLWQDITPLARNEWICWVISGKKSETRDIRIKKALSKMRGGMRRPCCWVGCTHRTDKSMSRSQKFVVGRGSKKT from the coding sequence ATGGGAAACTCAAGCGGAAAAAACAGTGGTGGTGGTGTCGCCCGCCTGCGCGCGGCGCGCGGGCAGGTACATAGCATGCCGGCGGATTTGCGAAAGGCCATTGCCTCTGACAAAGCGGTACTCTCACTCTGGCAGGATATTACGCCGCTCGCACGCAATGAGTGGATTTGCTGGGTCATCTCCGGCAAAAAATCGGAGACGCGAGACATCCGCATCAAAAAAGCCCTCTCGAAAATGAGAGGCGGAATGCGCCGCCCGTGTTGTTGGGTGGGCTGTACTCATCGCACGGACAAATCGATGAGTCGTTCACAAAAATTTGTGGTTGGAAGGGGGTCTAAAAAAACTTAA
- a CDS encoding PD-(D/E)XK nuclease family protein — MREKPTIAIIVRRNRDVERILALLQQNGIPASAERGADIFSHPVGALYFDLIEYLANPGNVEALARTVAGGLWHLDFPRKTALIRLIRAGDFAGISRSEIPAIAKLQKEITKDGAINFLVLAAKLSGFEAVAERNPLSAEVWRTIVALAGDIAVEKSIQSPSVLIEELLAYRQSAETKSVKITVGRPDSQVRVMTAHGSKGLEFDYVFLPYATDEAWLSRGHGSSFILPREKGDEDEVRDARRLFYVALTRAKKHASIIAPLQDALKKEFTPLRFISELDSKSVSQTDLPASFENHTAKSNGDVDEKQKAEIMEYAKNVLTESGLSVTALNHFLTCPSQFLYKSILKVPEAPSVASEKGNAMHEALSYVWHQAKTFSEENVRPTESAEQIRFRENKLEQMIVATIESTVKAYFDHSLLPLFEKEGAVETLLADAPKVAKALISLLNVEGKVLTETWVEASYEGKYASKEVILRLHGKLDAVVDGQDKTLVYDYKTREAMSVNALKGETKTDSDGNYFRQLIFYKILLDGNTKYKNKSIEPALVFIKPDSKGRCPTITLPITSADEKRVKDEIQSLIESVWSGAFLTETCDDKDCKWCGMKKETL, encoded by the coding sequence GTGAGAGAGAAACCAACAATTGCCATAATTGTACGACGAAATCGGGATGTGGAGCGCATACTTGCCTTACTTCAGCAAAATGGAATACCGGCTTCGGCGGAACGCGGAGCGGATATTTTTTCGCATCCTGTCGGGGCGCTGTATTTTGATTTGATTGAATATTTGGCGAATCCGGGGAATGTGGAGGCTCTGGCGAGGACTGTTGCTGGGGGGTTGTGGCATCTCGATTTTCCGCGGAAGACTGCACTTATTCGTTTGATACGAGCAGGGGACTTTGCGGGAATTTCGCGGAGCGAAATTCCCGCCATTGCGAAGCTTCAGAAAGAAATTACCAAAGACGGTGCGATTAACTTTCTCGTTTTGGCTGCGAAACTTTCTGGCTTTGAAGCGGTCGCGGAAAGAAATCCTCTTTCTGCCGAAGTTTGGCGAACGATTGTTGCTCTCGCGGGAGACATTGCGGTGGAAAAAAGTATTCAATCACCGAGCGTTTTAATTGAAGAACTTCTGGCATACCGGCAATCGGCGGAGACGAAGAGTGTCAAGATAACAGTCGGCCGGCCGGATTCGCAGGTGCGGGTGATGACTGCTCACGGCTCCAAAGGGCTTGAGTTTGATTATGTCTTTTTGCCATATGCGACAGACGAAGCGTGGCTTTCCCGCGGACACGGAAGCTCGTTTATTTTGCCTCGTGAAAAAGGGGATGAGGACGAAGTGCGTGATGCAAGGCGGCTTTTCTATGTGGCACTGACTCGTGCCAAAAAACACGCTTCAATCATTGCTCCGCTCCAAGACGCTTTGAAAAAAGAATTTACTCCGCTTCGGTTTATTTCCGAACTCGACTCGAAATCCGTCTCGCAGACTGACTTACCAGCGAGTTTTGAAAATCATACGGCAAAATCAAACGGAGATGTGGATGAAAAACAGAAGGCGGAGATTATGGAGTATGCAAAAAATGTTTTGACCGAATCGGGGCTTTCGGTAACGGCACTCAATCACTTTCTGACCTGCCCCAGCCAATTTTTATACAAAAGTATTTTGAAAGTGCCGGAAGCGCCGAGTGTCGCATCGGAAAAAGGAAATGCAATGCACGAAGCACTTTCGTATGTGTGGCATCAGGCTAAAACATTTTCAGAAGAAAATGTTCGCCCGACCGAATCTGCAGAGCAGATTCGGTTTAGGGAAAACAAATTAGAACAGATGATTGTTGCGACGATAGAGAGTACGGTGAAGGCCTATTTCGACCACTCGCTCCTTCCACTTTTTGAAAAAGAGGGGGCAGTGGAGACGCTTCTCGCAGATGCTCCGAAAGTGGCAAAAGCCCTTATTTCGCTTCTAAATGTTGAGGGGAAGGTATTGACCGAGACGTGGGTAGAGGCCTCGTATGAAGGCAAATATGCCTCAAAAGAGGTCATTTTGAGGCTTCACGGGAAGCTAGACGCCGTGGTGGACGGGCAGGACAAGACGCTGGTGTATGACTACAAAACTCGCGAGGCGATGAGCGTCAATGCGCTCAAAGGCGAGACGAAAACCGACAGCGACGGCAACTATTTCCGCCAGCTCATTTTCTACAAGATTCTCCTCGATGGAAACACAAAGTACAAAAATAAATCTATCGAACCCGCGCTTGTTTTCATAAAACCGGACTCGAAAGGTAGATGTCCGACGATAACACTCCCCATAACTTCGGCAGATGAAAAAAGAGTGAAAGACGAAATCCAATCACTCATCGAGAGTGTCTGGTCCGGCGCATTTTTGACTGAAACCTGCGACGACAAGGACTGCAAGTGGTGCGGTATGAAAAAAGAAACTTTGTAA
- a CDS encoding thioredoxin domain-containing protein, producing the protein MKLSTPVAIIVAGVIIAGAILLVQTGKVGNNNSGQNGVAVQDHNENIAPVTADEHIQGDIHAPIVMVEYSDLECPFCKIFHETMEGIWSAYHDDGRIAWVYRHFPLDRHPKAPAEAQASECAAELGGNIGFWHFITQLFAVTPSNNGMDIGVYNTPKPAPTDENGKPYYKEAKPTSAKDAGMLSKIAVQIGLEKAKFEDCLASGKYKQKVADQLADGVQAGGNGTPYTIMVLKNKIPDAAKKYITDTNTGFLKQINSPGTPDLLFVTNDGMRIGVSGAQDPAVMKKIVDLVLAGK; encoded by the coding sequence ATGAAATTAAGCACCCCAGTCGCAATCATCGTCGCCGGAGTTATCATTGCCGGAGCAATTCTTCTTGTACAAACAGGTAAAGTCGGAAATAATAACTCTGGCCAGAATGGAGTTGCAGTGCAAGATCACAACGAGAACATAGCTCCTGTTACGGCAGATGAACATATCCAAGGCGATATACATGCACCAATCGTAATGGTTGAATACTCCGACCTTGAATGCCCATTTTGTAAGATATTTCACGAGACAATGGAAGGAATCTGGAGTGCTTATCACGATGACGGAAGGATTGCTTGGGTCTATCGTCATTTCCCTCTTGATAGACACCCAAAGGCACCAGCTGAAGCACAGGCGAGCGAATGTGCTGCAGAACTCGGCGGAAATATTGGATTCTGGCATTTTATAACCCAACTATTCGCGGTCACTCCTTCGAACAACGGAATGGATATCGGAGTTTACAATACACCAAAACCAGCTCCTACTGATGAGAATGGTAAGCCATATTACAAAGAGGCAAAGCCAACAAGCGCAAAAGACGCTGGAATGCTTTCAAAGATCGCTGTGCAAATCGGACTTGAGAAAGCAAAGTTCGAGGACTGTCTTGCAAGCGGAAAGTATAAGCAGAAAGTGGCTGATCAGCTGGCCGACGGAGTGCAAGCTGGCGGAAATGGAACTCCTTACACGATAATGGTACTTAAAAATAAGATTCCCGACGCAGCAAAGAAATATATCACCGATACAAATACTGGGTTCTTGAAGCAAATTAATTCTCCCGGCACGCCAGACCTCCTCTTCGTCACAAATGATGGAATGAGAATTGGAGTGAGCGGTGCGCAGGATCCCGCTGTGATGAAGAAGATTGTTGATTTGGTGCTGGCAGGAAAATAA
- a CDS encoding ribonuclease H-like domain-containing protein, with protein sequence MRKVVFDIETKNMFSEVGSNDPAKLDISIVCAYDSETGEYSSYLMEELPKLWPIIEKADMLVGYNSNHFDIPLLNKYYHGDLSKIKSLDILEEIRKVLGRRVKLDQVAEATLGTKKSGHGLDAIVWWKKGEIDKIRKYCLDDVKITKDVYEYALKNGKLLFKEGGKANEIKLDTSGWEKKNESAMTFSLPF encoded by the coding sequence ATGCGCAAAGTAGTTTTTGATATTGAAACAAAAAACATGTTTTCCGAAGTCGGTTCGAATGACCCAGCAAAACTCGATATTTCTATCGTGTGCGCTTATGATTCCGAGACCGGAGAATATTCTTCATACCTCATGGAAGAATTGCCGAAGCTTTGGCCTATTATAGAAAAAGCAGATATGCTCGTCGGCTACAATAGCAATCACTTCGACATTCCCCTCTTGAATAAGTACTATCACGGCGATCTTTCAAAAATAAAAAGCTTAGATATTCTCGAAGAAATTCGCAAAGTCCTCGGCCGAAGAGTAAAGCTCGACCAAGTTGCCGAAGCGACCCTTGGCACCAAAAAATCCGGCCACGGCCTTGATGCGATCGTCTGGTGGAAAAAAGGCGAGATAGATAAGATCCGCAAGTACTGCCTCGATGACGTGAAAATTACAAAAGACGTCTATGAATACGCCCTCAAAAACGGAAAGCTTCTCTTCAAAGAAGGCGGAAAAGCAAATGAAATAAAGCTCGATACATCAGGCTGGGAAAAGAAAAATGAAAGTGCGATGACGTTTAGTTTGCCGTTCTAA
- a CDS encoding ATP phosphoribosyltransferase regulatory subunit yields MSDKKLSTDAYKGVRDFYPEDMAIQNYIFSIWKKVAEEFKYQEYSASLLEYAELYRSKGSDEIVNEQMYIFTDKGDREVALRPEMTPTLARMVAAKRKSWKFPLRWFSIPNCFRYERPQRGRKREHWQLNCDVMGIAGIEAEVEIISLAHKIMKEFGAKDEDFEIQINSRKLLQEKYGKEMFRLLDKKEKMEKAEFEAEWQKLSGKPYEEAELSESPELAQIIDALEKKGIKAKFTPSIARGFDYYTGMVFEVFDTNPENRRALFGGGRYDNLLEMFGVEPVPTVGFGMGDVTMRDFLETHKLPLTK; encoded by the coding sequence ATGTCTGACAAAAAACTGTCTACTGATGCCTACAAGGGCGTTCGGGATTTCTATCCCGAGGATATGGCAATACAGAACTATATTTTTTCAATCTGGAAAAAAGTAGCTGAAGAATTCAAATATCAAGAATATAGCGCCTCTCTACTCGAATATGCCGAACTTTATCGAAGCAAAGGAAGCGATGAAATCGTCAATGAACAGATGTATATTTTCACCGACAAAGGCGACCGCGAAGTAGCACTTCGACCTGAAATGACGCCGACCCTCGCCAGAATGGTGGCGGCAAAACGAAAATCCTGGAAATTCCCCCTCCGATGGTTTTCCATCCCGAATTGTTTCCGCTATGAACGCCCGCAGCGAGGCCGCAAACGCGAACACTGGCAGTTAAATTGCGATGTTATGGGTATCGCAGGAATTGAAGCAGAAGTTGAGATCATTTCTCTCGCCCACAAGATAATGAAAGAATTTGGCGCGAAAGATGAGGATTTTGAGATACAGATAAATTCAAGAAAATTGCTTCAAGAAAAATACGGAAAAGAAATGTTCCGTCTTCTTGATAAAAAAGAAAAAATGGAAAAAGCGGAGTTCGAAGCGGAGTGGCAGAAACTTTCCGGCAAACCGTATGAAGAGGCGGAGCTTTCCGAGAGCCCGGAGCTTGCTCAAATCATCGATGCACTCGAAAAAAAAGGAATCAAAGCGAAATTTACCCCCTCAATCGCCCGCGGTTTCGACTATTACACCGGAATGGTCTTCGAAGTATTCGATACCAATCCGGAAAATCGCCGAGCTCTTTTCGGTGGAGGCAGATACGACAATTTACTTGAAATGTTCGGCGTAGAACCAGTTCCCACCGTTGGCTTTGGAATGGGAGATGTCACTATGCGGGATTTTCTGGAAACCCACAAGCTCCCGTTAACAAAATAA